One part of the Humulus lupulus chromosome 9, drHumLupu1.1, whole genome shotgun sequence genome encodes these proteins:
- the LOC133801518 gene encoding shikimate kinase 1, chloroplastic-like, with protein sequence MEAIIPQTVQFTNWISSEKVTRRPGWSFPVSQTLKDRQKFPVLVSARFPVNGASNRRRNVDMEVWCSYKSSPGSVVESGNYQAPFDKIKSEKVEEYLNGRCIYLVGMMGSGKTTVGKILSQELGYSFIDCDTKIEEKARNLSVAEIFKHFGERHFRKLETKVLQELSCEHSKVVSTGGGAVVQNVNWKYMQKGITVWLDVPLDELAQRISAVGSGSRPLLPNESGDRYSKIFKRLSDLLQQRSELYANANARVSLENIAAKLGQTDVSNITPTTIAIEALEQIEVFLEKEKEGHNAL encoded by the exons ATGGAAGCCATAATACCACAAACTGTACAGTTTACCAATTGGATTTCCTCTGAGAAGGTTACGAGGAGACCAGGCTGGTCGTTCCCGGTTTCTCAGACACTGAAGGACCGGCAAAAGTTTCCGGTGCTTGTTTCAGCTCGATTTCCGGTTAACGGAGCGTCGAATCGGCGTAGAAATGTGGATATGGAGGTTTGGTGCTCATACAAGAGCTCTCCAG GTTCAGTTGTGGAATCTGGAAACTATCAGGCTCCATTTGATAAG ATTAAGTCAGAAAAGGTTGAGGAATATTTAAACGGGCGCTGTATATATCTAGTGG GAATGATGGGCTCTGGGAAAACAACTGTAGGAAAGATTTTGTCACAAGAGCTTGGATATTCCTTTATTGATTG TGACACTAAGATAGAGGAAAAAGCTCGTAACCTTTCTGTGGCTGAAATTTTTAAGCACTTTGGAGAGAGACACTTTAGAAAATTGGAG ACTAAAGTACTGCAGGAACTCTCATGTGAGCATAGTAAAGTTGTTTCTACTGGTGGAGGTGCAGTTGTTCAAAATGTCAACTG GAAATATATGCAGAAAGGTATAACTGTCTGGCTAGATGTACCTTTGGATGAGTTGGCTCAAAGAATTTCGGCTGTTGGAAGTGGTTCACGTCCCCTCTTGCCTAATGAATCAGGCGATAGATACTCCAAG ATTTTCAAGCGCCTGTCTGATCTTTTACAACAGAGGAGTGAATTATACGCCAATGCCAATGCAAGGGTTTCTTTGGAAA ATATTGCAGCCAAATTAGGTCAAACAGATGTGTCTAATATCACCCCCACTACCATTGCAATTGAG GCGCTCGAACAAATTGAGGTCTTTTtggagaaggaaaaggaaggtcATAATGCATTATAA
- the LOC133802620 gene encoding uncharacterized protein LOC133802620 isoform X1 gives MERSSTSPNRLISPQPLLLLHQNRFPHFTHLSFYHVICCIFCGDLFKRLRGLLQSRGETERETNEEHLVSKQKAKEMRECSWEFGTRTVLRKNRFILNWGEEETTKNQPQKEHFVSRNTYQGVGNDSL, from the exons ATGGAGAGATCTTCTACTTCACCAAACCGACTCATCTCTCCACAgcctcttcttctccttcaccAAAATCGTTTCCCTCACTTCACCCACCTTTCTTTCTACCATGTAATTTGCTGTATTTTTTGTGGTGATCTGTTTAAGAG GTTGAGAGGTTTGCTGCAAAGCCGAGGGGAAACCGAGAGAGAAACAAATGAAGAACACTTGGTGAGCAAG CAGAAAGCAAAGGAAATGAGAGAATGTTCTTGGGAGTTCGGTACAAGAACAGTCCTAAGGAAAAAC CGTTTTATACTAAATTGGGGAGAAGAAGAAACTACCAAGAACCAGCCACAGAAAGAG CACTTTGTGTCTAGAAACACTTATCAAGGTGTTGGGAATGATTCATTATga
- the LOC133802620 gene encoding uncharacterized protein LOC133802620 isoform X2, which translates to MERSSTSPNRLISPQPLLLLHQNRFPHFTHLSFYHVICCIFCGDLFKRLRGLLQSRGETERETNEEHLVSKKAKEMRECSWEFGTRTVLRKNRFILNWGEEETTKNQPQKEHFVSRNTYQGVGNDSL; encoded by the exons ATGGAGAGATCTTCTACTTCACCAAACCGACTCATCTCTCCACAgcctcttcttctccttcaccAAAATCGTTTCCCTCACTTCACCCACCTTTCTTTCTACCATGTAATTTGCTGTATTTTTTGTGGTGATCTGTTTAAGAG GTTGAGAGGTTTGCTGCAAAGCCGAGGGGAAACCGAGAGAGAAACAAATGAAGAACACTTGGTGAGCAAG AAAGCAAAGGAAATGAGAGAATGTTCTTGGGAGTTCGGTACAAGAACAGTCCTAAGGAAAAAC CGTTTTATACTAAATTGGGGAGAAGAAGAAACTACCAAGAACCAGCCACAGAAAGAG CACTTTGTGTCTAGAAACACTTATCAAGGTGTTGGGAATGATTCATTATga
- the LOC133801519 gene encoding shikimate kinase, chloroplastic-like, whose amino-acid sequence MEAVVPQTVQFTNWISSEKVTRRPGWSFPVSQTLKDRQKFPVLVSARFPANGASNRRRNVDMEVWCSYKSSPGSVVESGNYQAPFDEAQQLKIKSEKVKPCLMGRCIYLVGMMGSGKTTVGKILSQELGYAFRDCDTLIEEEAELSVAEIFKLKDGESQFRRKEMEVLQELSCEHSKVVSTGGGAVVRNVNWKYMQKGITVWLDVPLDALAQRTSADGTSSRPLLPNKSGDIYSETFMCLSNLLQQRRKLYAKANARVSLEDIVAKLGQTDVSNLTATTIAIEALEQIEVFLKKEVEDFLKKKKEHDEFLKRIVLTCVIFYCVQLFFFCSCLAFFF is encoded by the exons ATGGAAGCCGTAGTACCACAAACTGTACAGTTTACCAATTGGATTTCCTCTGAGAAGGTTACGAGGAGACCAGGCTGGTCGTTCCCGGTTTCTCAGACTCTGAAGGACCGGCAAAAGTTTCCGGTGCTTGTTTCAGCTCGATTTCCGGCTAACGGAGCGTCGAATCGGCGTAGAAATGTGGATATGGAGGTTTGGTGCTCATACAAGAGCTCTCCAG GTTCAGTTGTGGAATCTGGAAACTATCAGGCTCCATTTGATGAAGCTCAACAGTTGAAG ATTAAGTCAGAAAAGGTTAAGCCATGTTTAATGGGGCGCTGTATTTATCTAGTGG GAATGATGGGCTCTGGGAAAACAACTGTAGGAAAGATTTTGTCACAAGAGCTTGGATATGCCTTTCGTGATTG TGACACTTTGATAGAGGAAGAAGCTGAACTTTCTGTGGCTGAAATTTTTAAGCTTAAGGATGGAGAGAGCCAATTTAGAAGAAAGGAG ATGGAAGTACTGCAGGAACTCTCATGTGAGCATAGTAAAGTTGTTTCTACTGGTGGAGGTGCAGTTGTTCGAAATGTCAACTG GAAATATATGCAGAAAGGTATAACTGTCTGGCTAGATGTGCCTTTGGATGCATTGGCTCAAAGAACTTCTGCTGATGGAACTAGTTCACGTCCCCTCTTGCCTAATAAATCAGGCGATATATACTCCGAG ACTTTCATGTGCCTGTCTAATCTTTTACAACAGAGGCGTAAATTATATGCCAAAGCCAATGCAAGGGTTTCTTTGGAAG ATATTGTAGCCAAATTAGGTCAAACAGATGTGTCTAATCTCACCGCCACTACCATTGCAATTGAG GCGCTCGAACAAATTGAGGTCTTTTTGAAGAAGGAAGTTGAGGATTttttgaaaaagaagaaagaacatGATGAATTTTTGAAACGTATAGTTTTGACATGCGTTATTTTTTATTGTGttcaattatttttcttttgttcctgcttagctttttttttttag
- the LOC133800414 gene encoding B3 domain-containing transcription factor LEC2, whose translation MDNNFPTVPHFLTPSTTSTTTSTSTSTNTSTSTTHDDSRNSHLISSIYKPFTSPTSTQFCYPTPRYLAQDHYNQALQFPAGSVHLPGLAYRPLVVAAGQSVGAVLVGVSEEQDRRLLDAWTTKVARSKRRLARQRSLNLVTRQCSPPSSSSSSSSSSSSSTTHAAASFSGATTLSEYTREQPISGAGNRDLYTFCTPDNKRLRILLKKELKNSDVGSLGRIVLPKREAEEKLPTLSDKEGIQLVMRDIYSNRDWSLRYKYWSNNKSRMYVLENTGDFVKQNGLEIGDSIALYEDECKNLYISIKKGTKAVTESSHKRHLSNPKITADDNNVSNSNSTTTSSDDIYAVANSQTSADYNNSLLSSASHAFEVVARDEEDASLALLIEQLNHKEQQEANSLDYTTLSHIEYGNDSLYGQSNEISSWSSISSINYNNVVISCSEGMPSTDHQMKIEAVQLPRPPLPPPPPPPSSSRSRSFDDYFDDCYGGLGTLPEIDSHEYYGYATLFDRLMSEN comes from the exons ATGGACAACAACTTCCCCACTGTCCCTCATTTCCTCACACCAAGTACTACCagtactactactagtactagtaCTAGTACTAACACTAGCACTAGCACTACTCATGATGATTCTCGCAATTCCCATTTGATTTCCTCCATCTACAAACCGTTCACCAGCCCCACCTCTACTCAGTTCTGTTATCCGACTCCAAGGTACTTGGCTCAAGATCATTATAATCAAGCCCTTCAATTCCCCGCCGGAAGTGTTCATCTCCCGGGTTTAGCCTATCGGCCTCTTGTGGTGGCCGCCGGACAGAGTGTGGGTGCAGTGCTCGTGGGGGTGTCCGAAGAGCAAGATAGAAGGCTTTTGGATGCCTGGACAACCAAAGTTGCCAGGAGTAAGCGGAGACTGGCTCGTCAAAGGAGTCTCAATTTGGTCACCAGGCAGTGTTctccaccttcttcttcttcttcttcttcatcatcatcatcttcttcgaCTACTCATGCGGCTGCTAGTTTCTCCGGTGCCACAACTCTCAGCGAGTACACAAGGGAACAGCCCATTTCCGGCGCTGGTAACCGAGATCTCTACACCTTCTGCACTCCTGATAACAAG AGATTGAGAATACTGCTGAAGAAGGAGTTGAAGAACAGTGATGTTGGATCTTTGGGAAGAATTGTCCTTCCAAAG AGGGAAGCAGAGGAAAAACTTCCAACCCTTTCTGATAAAGAAGGCATCCAATTAGTGATGAGAGATATATATTCCAATCGGGACTGGAGTTTAAGATACAA GTACTGGTCAAATAACAAGAGTAGAATGTACGTCCTGGAAAACAcag GAGATTTTGTAAAGCAGAATGGACTGGAGATTGGAGATTCCATTGCTCTTTACGAAGATGAATGCAAGAATCTC TACATCTCCATAAAAAAGGGAACAAAAGCAGTAACCGAGTCCTCACACAAACGACACCTCTCTAATCCAAAGATCACCGCAGACGACAACAATGTCAGCAATAGCAACAGTACTACTACTAGCAGCGACGACATCTATGCTGTTGCTAATAGCCAAACATCAGCAGACTACAACAACTCATTGTTATCATCAGCAAGCCACGCATTCGAGGTGGTGGCTAGGgatgaggaagacgcgtccctaGCCTTGCTCATAGAACAACTCAACCACAAGGAACAGCAAGAAGCTAACAGCCTAGACTACACCACTTTGTCCCACATCGAATATGGTAACGATTCTTTGTACGGACAGAGTAACGAAATCAGTAGTTGGAGTAGTATTTCATCCATTAATTATAACAACGTTGTAATAAGCTGCAGTGAAGGAATGCCTTCTACTGATCATCAAATGAAGATAGAGGCAGTTCAGCTGCCACGGCCACCGCtaccgccaccgccaccgccgCCTTCGTCATCTAGGTCGCGCAGCTTTGATGATTACTTTGACGACTGTTATGGCGGCCTTGGCACCCTCCCTGAAATCGATAGCCATGAATATTACGGCTATGCCACTCTGTTTGATCGCCTTATGAGTGAGAACTGA
- the LOC133800415 gene encoding uncharacterized protein LOC133800415 produces the protein MQSRSLESMLKEYIVKNEAMIQSQAASLRNLENQVGQLANELRNRPHGTLPSDTENPRSMGKEHCKAVTLRSRKELEKEKTESGHEGEPSSIQINEEFQKDAELPSAQKSASAQDTAGIPQHCQPTSSISKKPPPFPQRFQKQKLDSQLKKFLDMLKQLHINIPLVEALEQMPNYVKFMKDILTRKRRLGEFETVALTKECSSFLQNKLPPKMKDPGSFTIPCTIGNSYCGMALCDLGASINLMPMSVYRQLGIGEVRPTTVTLQLADRSLAYPDGKIEDVLVKVDKFIFPVDFIVFDYEADREVPIILGRPFLATSRTLIDVQKGELTMRVQNEQVTFNVFKAMRFPDEVEECFVVSVVDSLASKELENNFDDPLERLLMFDSHAEDEDEYLAWLEASSQGLHTRKHFESLELSSRSFAAPKP, from the coding sequence ATGCAATCTAGATCTCTTGAGAGCATGTTGAAGGAATATATAGTGAAGAATGAAGCCATGATTCAGAGCCAAGCGGCTTCATTGAGGAACTTAGAAAACCAAGTTGGGCAACTAGCTAATGAGCTTAGAAATAGACCCCACGGTACACTGCCAAGTGATACCGAGAATCCAAGGAGTATGGGGAAGGAACATTGTAAAGCTGTCACTTTGAGGAGTAGAAAGGAGTTGGAGAAGGAAAAGACCGAGTCTGGGCATGAGggtgagccctcttcaatccaaataaatgaggaaTTCCAAAAAGATGCTGAACTTCCTAGTGCACAAAAATCTGCCTCTGCCCAGGATACTGCAGGGATACCGCAGCATTGTCAACCAACAAGCTCAATTTCAAAGAAGCCACCTCCATTTCCTCAACGTTTTCAGAAGCAAAAGTTGGATTCTCAACTCAAGAAGTTTCTAGATATGTTGAAGCAGTTGCATATCAACATCCCACTGGTAGAGGCACTTGAGCAAATGCCTAACTATGTAAAATTCATGAAAGATATTCTTACAAGGAAGAGAAGGTTAGGAGAATTTGAGACAGTGGCTCTTACCAAGGAATGTAGCTCATTCTTGCAAAACAAGCTGCCACCGAAGATGAaagatcctgggagtttcaccATTCCATGTACCATTGGTAATTCTTATTGTGGCATGGCATTATGTGACTTGGGTGCTAGTATAAATCTGATGCCTATGTCTGTGTATAGACAATTGGGGATTGGTGAAGTCCGACCTACCACAGTGACTCTACAACTTGCAGATAGATCTCTTGCTTATCCAGATGGGAAGATTGAGGATGTCTTGGTAAAAGTTGATAAGTTCATTTTCCCAGTTGATTTCATTGTGTTTGATTATGAGGCAGACAGGGAGGTACCAATCATTCTAGGGAGGCCTTTTCTAGCTACTAGTAGAACTTTGATTGATGTGCAAAAGGGTGAACTTACTATGAGGGTTCAAAATGAGCAGGTGACTTTCAATGTTTTCAAGGCTATGAGATTTCCAGATGAGGTCGAAGAGTGTTTTGTGGTTTCAGTGGTAGATTCTTTGGCTTCAAAGGAATTAGAAAACAATTTTGATGATCCTCTAGAGAGACTCTTGATGTTTGATTCACATGCAGAGGATGAGGATGAATACTTGGCTTGGCTAGAAGCTAGCTCACAAGGATTGCATACAAGAAAGCATTTTGAATCTTTGGAGCTCTCTTCAAGGTCTTTCGCAGCCCCTAAACCATAA